The Candidatus Woesearchaeota archaeon sequence TTGAAGAACGGGCGCTTCAATCATAAACTCTGCTTTAGCATCTTTGTTTGTTGTTGTCATGTTCCTTTTTTATCTTTGGTCTCTTCACTTAGGAAATACCATGTCTCCTTTGATTTTATTTTTCTTCGCGTATTCTTCCCAGAGCGTTCCATAAGATTTATTGTTAAAATCTTTTTCTTTAAATCCGAGTCTTTTTGCGATGTCAAGCACTCCTTCCTTTGATCCTTCAATCTCGAGGAATGGCCCCATTGGCGTCTCATCTAAGCAAATTTGGGTGAGGTGAAAAATATACGCTTCTCTATATTTTTCTTTTCTTTGCGTTGGAAAATACCCTAGCTTTCCGAGAATTTCTGCAAGATATTTGCCATTATCCACCATTACTTCTATTTCTTCTCTAATCTTCATCTTTGATCCTTTTTGTTTTGGACCTTTGTACGTCAAAATTGCATTGTCTCTTATTCTTAGACATTCTCCATTTTTTTTCAGTTTGTTTTTGTTATCGTACGCATAGTCTATCTGAAGCACTCTCTTTTTGAACGGCTCTGCGCGCATTTCCAGAATTTTTGCCTTCATGACTTCAAGATTGTCAATCTTGATTTTAACTTCTGTTTCTGTGGGCATTGTTTTCTTTGAAGAATAGAGATATAAATATGTATTGGTTGGTTTTGTCTTTTGTTCTTTTTTTTGGTTTTTCTTTCGGTCTATTCGTAATCTTTTCGGCAAAAATATTTTTTGGCGAAAGTCTTTCGGTTGATCCGAAAAAATACGTGATTTTTGCTGAAAATTTTCGGAAAACTCGTCGATACTTACTTTAATAAGTTTGTTCTTAGAAATTGGTATGGTGGAGATACTCAACCTGGTTGAGTGGCGGCCTGAAGGAGTCCAACTTGCGTTGGACTTCCAGAGAGCCGTGGAGTCCTCCCGGGCTCTTAGGGGTTCAAATCCCCTCTCCACCGTTTTCTTTTCTCTTCAAAGATTTAAAGTTTGTGCTGGAAATTACTCATCCACTGCAATACCTTCAAATGTATCGTGTTTCCAGACAGAATGTCCCCACGCAATAAGAAGATCGACTCCCAATTTATCAATGCCGAGCGGCCAATCACAAGCGCCATAGCAGCTTCCCTGCCAAATAAGAATTGTCGCGCCTGTTTCTTTCTGCAGCGTGTCGCAGATTTCCCGCGCTTTTGGCTTAATTCCATCAGGAAGCTGGATACAAACAAGCTTCGCGTTTGTTTCTTTTATTTTTTCGATTGCTTTCTCAAGCTCAAGATCGTATTTCATGTCAGGGAATAATGGTTTAGCGTTTATAAAAGTTATACTGGTTTTTCTTCTCTTTTACGAAACTTGAAACAACTCTTTTCTCATTTTCCTTCATAACATATAAAAACTGCCGCATTCTCACCTCTTTATGCGACAGCTTATTCAGAAAATTACCTCTTTATTCAAAACAGAAGAAGTCGAAGTGGTTCTTCCAAAACATACAGTTCCTTTTTCTGAACTTGACGCGTGGCTTGAACAGCGGCTTTTGCAGAACGCGAAAAGCGTGACTGAAACCGCGCAGCCTATTCTTGAAAAAATAGATGACTGTCTCTTCGCTCTCGACGCAAATGTAACGAAACTTGAGCACGCGGAACTACGCAACAAAAATGTTGGCGCTCGAGAACTAGGAATCATGAAAGGCAATAAAAGTTCTTATATCATGCGCTCACGGCAGTTTCACACACAACTTTCCGCAATTACAACAAAAGAAAAACTTGACTATGTTGACATGAAAAACCTTGCTTCCCTTTATTCCAAAGAAATTGAAGGGTATCACGC is a genomic window containing:
- a CDS encoding diphthamide synthesis protein, coding for MKYDLELEKAIEKIKETNAKLVCIQLPDGIKPKAREICDTLQKETGATILIWQGSCYGACDWPLGIDKLGVDLLIAWGHSVWKHDTFEGIAVDE
- the cyaB gene encoding class IV adenylate cyclase encodes the protein MPTETEVKIKIDNLEVMKAKILEMRAEPFKKRVLQIDYAYDNKNKLKKNGECLRIRDNAILTYKGPKQKGSKMKIREEIEVMVDNGKYLAEILGKLGYFPTQRKEKYREAYIFHLTQICLDETPMGPFLEIEGSKEGVLDIAKRLGFKEKDFNNKSYGTLWEEYAKKNKIKGDMVFPK